Genomic segment of Pogona vitticeps strain Pit_001003342236 chromosome 15, PviZW2.1, whole genome shotgun sequence:
GATCCGAGTCCGGGCAGCAGGGGCTGACCTTGGCCACGCCGATGCGGCCGTCCAGCACTGCTTGAGCCACCCCACGCCAGGCATGGTCCACCTTGAAGCCACTGTCCAGGTGCATCAGCCACTTCCCCGTCAGCACGCGCCGGTTGAGGGCAAGCTCCCTGACCGTGTCAAAGGTGACGTGGCGCCCGCTCATCTGCAGCCGCTCCCAGTCGTCCTGCAGCCCCACCACATCGCCGCCGTCAGGACAGAAACTGGGGCCGTACACGGCGATCCATCCCACGGGCTCCGCGTTGCGCTCCGGGTCACCGAACCGAGAAACGCGCGACGGCTGGTAGGTCTGCAGCCACTCCTCGAATTCCGCCCGCGGAGTCTTGCGGGCGTCGAAAACCACCCAGGGGTCCATGTCCGCCGCCATGGATTCGGCCGCCAGGTGCTCGGCGGCAAACGCCGCCTCCTTCCTGGTCTCCTCATTGTCCGGCTGGTTCGACATGGTTGCTCTCGACACCTGCGGGTCAAAAGTGCAAAAGCAATAAGCCCACCACAGGCAAAAGGCCGGCAGGcaggcttcctcc
This window contains:
- the C15H11orf68 gene encoding UPF0696 protein C11orf68 homolog, with translation MSNQPDNEETRKEAAFAAEHLAAESMAADMDPWVVFDARKTPRAEFEEWLQTYQPSRVSRFGDPERNAEPVGWIAVYGPSFCPDGGDVVGLQDDWERLQMSGRHVTFDTVRELALNRRVLTGKWLMHLDSGFKVDHAWRGVAQAVLDGRIGVAKVSPCCPDSDRKQVICVYTEDFTNEEQVLAADAVIRSTGVKCHLSYKPDVYTYLGIYRDNRWHLCPTIYESRFDLECIPRRSRIINKVTNTEVT